The Flavobacterium sp. 123 genome contains a region encoding:
- the gap gene encoding type I glyceraldehyde-3-phosphate dehydrogenase: protein MKTRIAINGFGRIGRNLFRLLLNHPSIEVIAINDIADNKTMAHLVKYDSIHGVLPYVVSHDETGINVDGKPFLFFHEKNISNLDWKSNSIDYVIESTGKYKTFEELNGHILAGAKKVILSAPSEVDSIKTVVLGVNENILDGTETILSNASCTTNNAAPMIKIIDELCGIEQAYITTIHSFTTDQSLHDQPHKDLRRARGASQSIVPTTTGAAKALTKIFPKLQNKIGGCGIRVPVPDGSLTDITFNVKRVVTIEEINAAFKLASQTNLKQILDYTEDPIVSVDVIGNRNSCIFDAQLTSVIDKMVKVVGWYDNEIGYSSRLIDLILLTSANKIEKN from the coding sequence TTGAAAACAAGAATTGCCATAAATGGTTTTGGAAGAATTGGACGAAATCTGTTTCGATTACTTTTAAACCATCCCAGCATCGAAGTAATTGCCATAAATGATATTGCGGACAATAAAACCATGGCTCATCTTGTAAAATATGACAGCATACATGGTGTTTTACCGTATGTAGTCAGTCATGATGAAACAGGAATTAATGTAGATGGAAAACCGTTTTTGTTTTTTCACGAAAAAAACATTTCAAACTTAGACTGGAAAAGTAATTCGATTGATTATGTAATTGAATCTACAGGGAAATACAAAACCTTTGAAGAGTTAAATGGTCATATTTTGGCTGGAGCCAAAAAAGTAATCCTTTCTGCTCCATCAGAAGTTGACAGCATAAAAACTGTTGTTTTAGGTGTAAATGAGAATATTCTTGACGGAACAGAAACGATACTGTCAAATGCAAGTTGCACCACAAATAATGCCGCTCCAATGATAAAAATAATCGATGAGCTTTGCGGTATTGAACAAGCCTATATTACTACTATTCACTCTTTTACAACAGACCAAAGTCTTCATGACCAACCGCATAAAGATTTGCGTAGAGCAAGAGGAGCTAGTCAATCAATTGTTCCAACAACAACTGGAGCAGCTAAAGCTTTGACAAAAATATTTCCTAAATTACAAAATAAAATAGGCGGTTGTGGTATTCGTGTTCCCGTTCCTGATGGGTCTTTGACTGACATTACATTCAATGTAAAACGGGTGGTTACTATTGAAGAGATAAATGCTGCATTCAAATTAGCATCACAAACAAATTTAAAACAAATATTAGATTATACTGAAGATCCTATCGTGTCCGTAGATGTGATTGGTAACAGAAATTCTTGTATATTTGATGCTCAGCTTACCTCAGTAATTGATAAAATGGTAAAAGTAGTTGGCTGGTATGATAATGAAATTGGATATTCATCACGTCTTATCGATTTAATACTACTGACTAGTGCAAACAAAATTGAAAAAAATTAA
- the lipA gene encoding lipoyl synthase gives METVLDTTLAVGKPKWLKVKLPIGQKYTELRGLVDKYSLNTICTSGSCPNMGECWGEGTATFMILGNVCTRSCGFCGVKTGRPETVDWDEPEKVARSIKIMNIKHAVITSVDRDDLKDGGSIIWIETVKAIRRMNPNTTLETLIPDFQGIERNIDRIVEANPEVVSHNVETVRRLTREVRIQAKYDRSLEVLRYLKEKGINRTKSGIMLGLGEEEEEVFQTMRDLYEANVDIVTIGQYLQPSKKHLPVKEFITPEQFAKYEKFGLELGFRHVESGPLVRSSYKAQKHIL, from the coding sequence ATGGAAACTGTTTTAGATACTACATTAGCCGTAGGAAAACCAAAATGGCTAAAAGTGAAACTCCCGATTGGTCAAAAATATACTGAGCTTCGTGGCTTAGTTGATAAATATAGCTTAAATACTATTTGTACTTCTGGAAGTTGCCCGAACATGGGTGAATGTTGGGGAGAAGGAACAGCCACATTTATGATTTTAGGAAATGTATGTACCCGATCTTGTGGTTTTTGTGGGGTAAAAACTGGAAGACCAGAAACTGTAGATTGGGATGAACCCGAAAAAGTGGCGCGTTCTATAAAAATAATGAATATCAAACATGCTGTAATTACAAGTGTTGACAGAGATGATCTTAAAGATGGTGGTTCTATCATTTGGATAGAAACCGTAAAAGCCATCAGAAGAATGAATCCTAACACAACTCTTGAAACTTTGATTCCTGATTTTCAAGGAATCGAAAGAAATATAGACCGTATTGTTGAAGCTAATCCTGAAGTTGTTTCGCATAATGTTGAAACAGTGCGCAGGTTGACACGTGAAGTTCGTATACAAGCAAAATATGATCGTAGTTTAGAAGTTTTAAGATACCTAAAAGAAAAAGGAATTAATAGAACAAAATCTGGAATTATGCTTGGTTTAGGTGAAGAAGAAGAAGAAGTTTTTCAAACCATGCGGGATTTATACGAAGCGAATGTAGATATTGTAACCATTGGTCAATATTTACAACCTAGTAAAAAACATTTGCCAGTAAAAGAATTTATAACACCTGAACAATTTGCTAAATACGAAAAATTCGGTTTAGAATTAGGCTTTAGACATGTTGAAAGCGGACCGCTTGTTCGCTCTTCTTATAAAGCACAAAAACATATTCTTTAA
- a CDS encoding M48 family metalloprotease produces MKNKSLLFSIAFVTIGFLNANAQINFGEKALGAVQKGVAGFTFSNADAAALSKAAVDKMDAEHTIAGPKDPYAIRLNKVFGKHTQGDGFILNYKVYILKEVNAFATADGSVRVYSGLMDIMDDNELLAVIGHEIGHVANHDSQDAMKAAYKKEALIDAVASQSNKVAALTDSQLAKLGSTMLDSKHSRKQESEADEYSYNFMKKNGYDVNAVSSAFSILAKMSEGSEASFLDKMMSSHPDSKERAELAKERAEKDGLYKPYVKQKKITPVLKTSKKSTKKKK; encoded by the coding sequence ATGAAAAATAAATCGTTACTGTTCAGTATAGCTTTTGTTACTATTGGTTTTTTAAATGCTAATGCCCAAATTAATTTTGGCGAAAAAGCACTTGGTGCAGTTCAAAAAGGAGTTGCTGGATTTACTTTTAGCAATGCTGATGCAGCAGCTTTATCTAAAGCAGCTGTAGATAAAATGGATGCAGAGCATACTATTGCCGGTCCAAAAGATCCGTATGCTATTAGGCTTAATAAAGTTTTTGGGAAACACACTCAAGGAGACGGATTTATATTAAACTATAAAGTTTATATCTTAAAAGAAGTTAATGCATTTGCAACAGCGGATGGAAGTGTTCGCGTTTATTCTGGATTGATGGATATTATGGATGATAACGAATTATTAGCTGTTATTGGTCATGAAATAGGGCATGTTGCAAATCATGATTCGCAGGATGCTATGAAAGCAGCTTACAAAAAAGAAGCGTTAATCGATGCGGTTGCTTCACAATCTAATAAAGTGGCAGCACTTACGGATAGTCAATTAGCAAAGTTGGGAAGTACAATGCTTGATAGTAAACATAGTAGAAAGCAAGAATCTGAAGCAGATGAGTACTCTTATAATTTTATGAAAAAAAACGGATACGATGTAAATGCTGTTTCTTCCGCTTTTTCTATTCTAGCTAAGATGAGTGAAGGAAGTGAGGCTTCCTTTTTAGATAAAATGATGAGTTCTCATCCCGATTCAAAAGAGAGAGCTGAATTAGCCAAAGAGAGAGCTGAAAAAGATGGTTTGTATAAACCTTATGTGAAACAAAAGAAAATAACTCCAGTACTTAAAACTTCTAAAAAAAGCACTAAAAAGAAAAAGTAA
- a CDS encoding RNA polymerase sigma factor encodes MEIKKQIEKAKQGDQVAFTFLLDYYWNEVYGFMLQRTENETNAEDITIETFSKAFDKIATYNPEFQFNTWLIAIAKNVHIDLLRKRKTNLFIEITDQEDQQAYNIADTTPSAEDELITEQNLSQLLQFIKELKPHYQEVIQMRYFQELSYQEIATKIDEPLSNVKIKLLRAKKLLAEIIQNRR; translated from the coding sequence TTGGAAATAAAAAAACAAATAGAAAAAGCAAAACAAGGAGACCAAGTTGCCTTTACTTTTCTATTAGATTATTATTGGAATGAAGTGTATGGCTTCATGCTGCAACGCACCGAAAATGAAACCAATGCTGAGGATATTACTATTGAAACATTCTCTAAAGCCTTTGACAAAATAGCAACCTATAATCCAGAATTTCAGTTTAATACCTGGCTTATTGCTATTGCAAAAAATGTTCATATTGATTTATTGCGAAAAAGAAAAACAAATCTTTTTATCGAAATTACGGATCAAGAAGACCAGCAAGCCTATAATATTGCTGACACTACTCCATCTGCCGAAGACGAATTAATTACGGAGCAAAACCTTTCACAGCTACTTCAATTTATAAAAGAGTTGAAACCGCATTACCAAGAAGTAATTCAGATGCGGTATTTTCAAGAATTAAGTTATCAAGAAATTGCGACTAAAATTGATGAGCCTTTAAGTAATGTGAAGATTAAACTTCTTCGGGCAAAAAAATTATTAGCTGAAATTATTCAAAACAGAAGATAA
- a CDS encoding glycosyltransferase → MLTITLYFFVLIVIIQLAYYLGIFGKFAFAKAQKITPKRIPISVIVCAKNEEENVANFIPILAEQNYPDFEIVLIDDASSDGTLAVFEEFEKQYPNIRLVKVENNEAFWGNKKYALTLGIKAAKKEYLLFTDADCYPTSKDWITAMSSQFTMQKTIVLGYGKYEKIANSFLNKIIRFETLLTAIQYFSWAKAGHPYMGVGRNMGYKKEEFFNVNGFIEHIQVRSGDDDLFINQAANAKNVTIAYTPESFTLSKPKTSFKEFFTQKRRHVATANYYKPFDKLQLGLFYCSQLLFILLAALLLAFQFQWILVLSLLLTRYIVAWVVVGFSAGKLKENDIKFWFPIVEIVLIFTQINIFITNIFSKPVHWK, encoded by the coding sequence ATGCTTACAATTACTTTATACTTTTTTGTTTTAATAGTTATCATACAACTAGCTTATTATCTGGGAATTTTTGGGAAATTTGCTTTCGCCAAAGCGCAAAAGATAACACCAAAAAGAATTCCGATATCCGTTATTGTATGCGCGAAAAATGAAGAAGAAAATGTAGCTAATTTTATTCCGATTCTTGCGGAACAGAATTATCCTGATTTTGAAATTGTACTAATTGATGATGCATCAAGTGATGGTACATTGGCAGTTTTCGAAGAATTTGAAAAACAATACCCGAACATTCGTCTGGTAAAAGTTGAAAACAACGAAGCTTTTTGGGGAAATAAAAAATATGCTTTAACCCTTGGAATAAAAGCGGCAAAAAAAGAATATCTTTTGTTTACTGATGCTGATTGTTATCCTACTTCTAAAGATTGGATAACAGCTATGAGTTCGCAGTTTACAATGCAAAAAACTATAGTTTTAGGATACGGAAAATATGAGAAAATTGCTAACTCATTTTTGAACAAAATAATCCGTTTTGAAACTCTTTTAACCGCAATACAATATTTTTCTTGGGCAAAAGCCGGACATCCTTATATGGGTGTAGGAAGAAACATGGGGTATAAAAAAGAAGAATTTTTTAACGTAAATGGTTTTATAGAACATATTCAAGTTCGTTCTGGCGATGATGATTTATTCATCAATCAAGCTGCTAATGCCAAAAACGTAACCATTGCATATACTCCAGAGAGCTTTACTCTTTCGAAACCAAAAACATCTTTCAAAGAATTTTTTACTCAAAAAAGAAGGCATGTTGCTACTGCAAATTATTACAAACCCTTTGATAAATTACAATTGGGATTATTTTATTGTTCCCAATTATTATTCATTTTACTAGCTGCTTTATTGTTAGCATTCCAATTTCAATGGATTTTAGTATTAAGCTTACTATTGACTAGATATATTGTAGCTTGGGTTGTTGTAGGGTTTTCAGCAGGCAAATTAAAAGAGAATGACATTAAATTTTGGTTTCCAATAGTTGAAATAGTATTGATATTCACACAAATTAATATCTTTATAACTAATATCTTCTCAAAACCAGTACATTGGAAATAA
- the murB gene encoding UDP-N-acetylmuramate dehydrogenase — protein sequence MELLNNFSLKNFNTFGIEAKAKQFVAVQSIQDLRAILEENKSNKKFILGGGSNMLLTKDIEALVIHVDLKGKKVVKEDEDFVWVESQAGENWHEFVLWTIDQNFGGLENMSLIPGNVGTTPVQNIGAYGTEIKDTFVSCEAITIENQETKTFTNQECHFGYRESVFKNDAKDQYIITSVVFKLTKRNHKINTSYGDIMGELTNNNIINPTLKDVSNAVIAIRKSKLPDPKELGNSGSFFKNPIILKSDFEKIHQKFPEMKYYEVSETEVKVPAGWLIEQAGLKGKRFGNAGIHKNQALVLVNYGGATGKEILDISKHVQETVLKTFGIDIEAEVNII from the coding sequence ATGGAACTACTAAATAATTTTTCTTTAAAAAACTTCAATACATTTGGCATTGAAGCCAAAGCAAAACAATTTGTAGCAGTACAATCAATTCAAGACTTAAGGGCTATTTTAGAAGAAAATAAATCTAATAAAAAATTTATTTTAGGTGGAGGTAGCAATATGCTATTAACAAAAGATATTGAAGCCTTAGTGATTCATGTCGATTTGAAAGGTAAAAAAGTAGTAAAAGAAGACGAAGATTTTGTTTGGGTAGAAAGTCAGGCTGGTGAAAATTGGCATGAATTTGTACTTTGGACAATTGACCAAAATTTTGGTGGATTAGAAAACATGTCCCTTATTCCTGGAAACGTAGGCACAACTCCTGTTCAAAATATTGGCGCTTACGGTACTGAAATAAAAGACACCTTTGTTTCATGTGAGGCAATTACAATTGAAAATCAAGAAACAAAAACTTTTACAAATCAAGAATGCCATTTTGGTTACCGAGAAAGTGTTTTCAAAAATGACGCTAAAGATCAATATATCATTACATCAGTAGTTTTTAAACTGACTAAACGAAACCATAAAATCAACACTTCATACGGAGATATTATGGGTGAATTGACTAATAACAACATTATCAACCCAACATTAAAAGACGTTAGTAATGCTGTAATTGCTATCAGAAAAAGCAAATTACCAGACCCAAAAGAACTTGGAAACAGCGGCAGTTTCTTTAAAAATCCTATAATTTTGAAATCTGATTTCGAAAAAATTCATCAGAAATTTCCAGAAATGAAGTATTATGAAGTTTCCGAAACAGAAGTAAAAGTTCCTGCAGGTTGGTTGATAGAACAAGCTGGTCTAAAAGGAAAACGTTTTGGAAATGCAGGTATACATAAAAACCAAGCCTTAGTTCTAGTTAATTATGGTGGTGCAACTGGAAAAGAAATTCTTGACATTTCAAAACATGTTCAAGAAACCGTTTTAAAAACCTTTGGAATTGATATTGAAGCCGAAGTGAATATAATTTAA
- the asnB gene encoding asparagine synthase (glutamine-hydrolyzing) — translation MCGINGILNLQSSKKVEEHIIIKMRDALAHRGPDDKGIYIANTIGLGHRRLSVLDTSLAGHQPFFSDDKRYVLVYNGEIYNFKEFYPELIRNGFDIKTKSDTEVLLKLFQLYGTTMLHRLNGMFAFAIWDNQEKKLTLVRDRMGVKPLYYSFYNESLYFASEQKALFTAGVPLKIADDGLEEYIFNRFVAGENTLYQNIKKVLPGYVMTVQQNGKVIQEKWWDLKSEIQKHPQINDPVKWFRETFDDSVKLRMVSDVPVGVLLSGGIDSSSILASLYRQNYKNIESFNVGFKEEEHNESHLAKMLSEKLDYSFQTMKLEGENLYNSLLSSTYFQDEPIMHLSEPHLLALSQKANTSVKVLLSGEGADELMGGYVRYKALQYPSLLSSIATIGNLDLFSKKPRYEKLVRYAQISKKSDLVLFNSSNIFPNDIEKTFGIHSLPRNEYRKTIYQEAKDLYPNNLRRQALYFDQHTYLCSLLDRNDRCTMGASIECREPFLDPRLITGLGSLEDKWLFTGKKGKFILKSAMQDRLPASILNFKKIGLSAPWGDYLTKSPAFREELSSFSKSDLFEMPYFENIRIQKLITTLQKGDTRMIPYIMPLFMMHIWIKSYANKF, via the coding sequence ATGTGTGGAATTAATGGAATCTTAAATTTACAGTCCTCAAAAAAAGTAGAGGAGCATATTATTATCAAAATGCGAGATGCTTTAGCGCATCGTGGCCCTGACGATAAAGGAATTTATATAGCAAACACAATTGGATTAGGGCATCGAAGACTTTCTGTCCTAGACACTTCATTGGCTGGACACCAACCTTTTTTTTCGGATGACAAACGTTATGTTCTCGTTTATAATGGCGAAATATACAATTTCAAAGAATTTTATCCCGAACTAATTCGCAATGGTTTTGATATAAAAACAAAATCCGACACCGAAGTTTTGCTAAAATTATTTCAGCTTTACGGAACAACCATGCTCCACCGACTTAACGGAATGTTTGCTTTTGCAATTTGGGATAACCAAGAAAAAAAACTTACACTAGTTCGTGACAGAATGGGTGTAAAACCTTTATATTATTCTTTCTATAACGAAAGTTTATATTTTGCATCAGAGCAAAAAGCCCTTTTTACCGCAGGAGTTCCATTAAAAATTGCAGATGATGGTTTAGAAGAATATATTTTCAACCGATTTGTTGCTGGCGAAAACACTTTATATCAAAACATAAAAAAAGTTTTGCCTGGCTATGTTATGACCGTTCAACAGAACGGAAAAGTCATTCAGGAAAAATGGTGGGACTTAAAATCTGAAATACAAAAACATCCCCAAATTAATGACCCTGTCAAATGGTTTAGAGAAACTTTTGATGATTCCGTTAAATTAAGAATGGTAAGTGATGTTCCTGTGGGAGTTTTATTGAGCGGTGGAATCGACTCCTCCTCAATATTAGCTTCATTATATCGTCAGAATTATAAAAATATTGAGAGTTTTAATGTTGGATTCAAAGAAGAAGAACACAATGAATCTCATTTAGCAAAAATGCTGTCCGAAAAACTAGATTATAGTTTTCAGACTATGAAGTTAGAAGGAGAAAACCTTTATAATTCACTGTTGAGTTCTACTTATTTCCAAGATGAACCTATCATGCACTTAAGTGAACCACATCTTTTAGCGCTTTCTCAGAAAGCTAATACTTCTGTAAAAGTGCTTCTTTCTGGCGAAGGTGCTGATGAGTTAATGGGTGGTTACGTGAGATACAAAGCTTTACAATATCCTTCTTTATTAAGTTCAATAGCAACTATTGGAAATTTGGATCTTTTTTCAAAAAAACCACGTTATGAAAAATTAGTTCGCTATGCACAAATAAGTAAAAAATCAGACTTGGTTCTATTTAATAGCTCAAATATATTTCCAAACGATATTGAAAAGACTTTTGGCATACATTCTCTTCCAAGAAATGAATATAGAAAAACCATTTATCAAGAAGCAAAAGATCTATATCCGAATAACTTGAGGCGGCAGGCACTTTATTTTGACCAGCATACTTATTTATGTTCTCTACTAGACCGAAATGATCGTTGCACAATGGGAGCATCAATAGAATGTAGAGAACCTTTTTTAGACCCAAGATTAATCACAGGATTAGGCTCATTAGAAGACAAATGGCTATTTACTGGCAAAAAAGGTAAATTTATATTAAAATCAGCTATGCAAGATCGTCTTCCTGCCTCTATTCTTAATTTCAAAAAAATTGGATTAAGCGCTCCTTGGGGAGATTATTTAACTAAAAGTCCTGCGTTTAGAGAAGAATTATCCTCTTTTTCAAAAAGTGATTTATTTGAAATGCCTTATTTTGAAAATATCCGAATTCAAAAACTAATCACTACTCTACAAAAAGGAGATACGCGAATGATTCCTTATATCATGCCATTATTCATGATGCATATTTGGATAAAATCCTACGCAAATAAATTTTAA
- a CDS encoding glycosyltransferase family 4 protein: MKKRKILFLGESYRADAITWMNGLKEFGDFEIITWELKTQNNGIKNRIKRILEYVFCIFKIRKIIKQHKPDMVIAERTTSYGFLAALTGVHPVAIAQQGKTDLWPENSISLPLKKQIQHYAFKKANLIHAWGPVMTISMKQAKVDEKKILVLPKGINLNLFQNNNLSGNSKIKAVVTRSLLPEYRHAVILNAFALLKQNNIDFELTIVGDGTLLSALKDLSKELQIEDNVIFTGKIPNTQLPKLLQESNFYISMPITEGVSASLFEAMACGCYPILSDIEGNQSWISHRENGQLIAIDNAKMLADELIWSFENIEYRNEAVSKNRKFVEENANYSCNMKIIAEKYHQLINTFKNK; this comes from the coding sequence ATGAAAAAAAGAAAAATACTTTTTCTTGGAGAATCCTACCGCGCTGATGCCATTACTTGGATGAATGGTCTCAAAGAGTTTGGCGATTTCGAAATCATTACATGGGAATTAAAAACTCAAAATAATGGTATCAAAAACCGTATCAAAAGGATTCTTGAATATGTATTTTGTATTTTTAAAATTAGAAAAATAATAAAACAGCATAAACCCGATATGGTAATTGCCGAAAGAACGACCAGTTATGGATTTCTTGCAGCACTAACGGGGGTTCATCCTGTAGCAATTGCACAACAAGGAAAAACGGATTTATGGCCTGAAAATTCTATTTCATTACCGCTCAAAAAACAGATTCAACATTACGCATTCAAAAAAGCTAATTTAATTCACGCTTGGGGTCCCGTAATGACTATATCAATGAAACAGGCGAAGGTTGATGAAAAAAAAATTCTGGTGCTGCCAAAAGGAATTAATCTAAACCTTTTTCAAAACAATAACCTTAGTGGGAATTCAAAAATAAAAGCAGTTGTAACTCGATCGTTACTCCCAGAATACAGACATGCAGTAATTTTAAACGCTTTTGCTTTATTAAAACAAAACAATATTGATTTTGAACTTACTATTGTTGGCGATGGAACACTGCTTTCTGCTTTGAAAGATTTGTCAAAAGAGTTACAAATTGAAGACAACGTTATCTTCACTGGAAAAATACCCAATACTCAATTGCCAAAATTGTTACAAGAATCAAATTTTTATATCAGTATGCCCATAACCGAAGGGGTTTCTGCTTCTTTATTCGAAGCAATGGCTTGTGGTTGTTACCCTATTTTAAGTGATATTGAAGGAAATCAAAGCTGGATAAGTCATCGTGAGAATGGACAATTAATTGCAATTGACAATGCTAAAATGTTAGCCGATGAATTAATATGGTCTTTTGAAAATATAGAATATAGAAATGAAGCGGTTTCAAAAAACAGAAAATTTGTAGAAGAAAACGCCAATTATAGTTGCAATATGAAGATTATTGCCGAAAAATACCACCAATTAATCAACACATTCAAAAACAAATAG